A genomic window from Rhodomicrobium lacus includes:
- a CDS encoding YjhX family toxin, translating to MNISKYEQRTLHALAQGGYIRHVRNGKSIISVECITRDGYRLVDCSLDVFNKLRRRGLIQSVAGRPYRISALGLSAVRSQPDNR from the coding sequence ATGAATATCTCGAAATACGAGCAGCGGACGCTGCACGCCTTGGCACAAGGCGGATATATTCGTCACGTCCGAAACGGCAAATCCATAATCTCGGTCGAGTGCATCACCCGCGACGGGTATCGTCTTGTCGATTGCTCACTCGACGTCTTCAATAAACTGCGTCGCCGTGGCCTTATTCAGTCCGTGGCCGGGCGGCCCTATCGAATCTCCGCGTTGGGGCTGTCGGCCGTTCGCTCTCAGCCGGATAATCGTTAA
- the trxB gene encoding thioredoxin-disulfide reductase: MAARHHRVIIVGSGPAGYTAAIYAARAMLKPLLIEGMQPGGQLTTTTEVENYPGFAEPIQGPWLMEQMRAQALHVGAEIVQDLITSVDFSRLPLVLNGDSGATYRAESVIISTGAQARWLGIPSEQDFRGYGVSACATCDGFFYRGKDVLVIGGGNTAVEEALFLTKFAKSVTVAHRRDSFRAEKILQTRLFSNPKVKVLWNTVLDKVVGNDNPKAVTGARLRDTVTDEVTLLPVDGIFIAIGHAPATEIFKGQLDTTSGGYLVTAAKSTATNIAGVFAAGDVTDDTYRQAVTAAGMGCMAALDAERYLASLETLAQAAE; the protein is encoded by the coding sequence ATGGCGGCACGTCATCACAGGGTGATCATTGTCGGGTCGGGTCCTGCGGGATACACTGCGGCGATCTATGCGGCTCGCGCCATGCTGAAGCCGCTCCTGATCGAGGGCATGCAGCCCGGCGGCCAGCTCACCACCACGACCGAGGTCGAGAATTATCCGGGCTTCGCCGAGCCGATCCAGGGGCCTTGGCTCATGGAGCAGATGCGGGCGCAGGCATTGCATGTCGGCGCGGAGATCGTCCAGGATCTGATTACGTCGGTCGACTTTTCGCGTCTTCCGCTCGTGCTCAACGGCGACAGCGGCGCAACCTATCGCGCGGAATCCGTCATCATATCGACGGGCGCCCAGGCCCGCTGGCTCGGCATTCCGAGCGAACAGGATTTTCGCGGCTACGGCGTGTCGGCCTGCGCCACATGCGACGGCTTCTTCTATCGGGGCAAGGATGTGCTCGTGATCGGCGGCGGCAACACGGCGGTAGAAGAAGCGCTGTTCCTCACGAAGTTTGCGAAGAGCGTCACCGTGGCGCATCGCCGCGATTCCTTCCGCGCCGAGAAGATCCTCCAGACGCGCTTGTTCTCGAACCCGAAAGTCAAGGTGCTCTGGAACACCGTGCTCGACAAGGTGGTGGGCAACGACAACCCCAAGGCGGTGACAGGCGCGCGACTTCGCGATACGGTAACGGATGAGGTAACGCTGTTGCCGGTGGATGGAATATTCATCGCAATCGGCCATGCTCCGGCGACGGAAATATTCAAGGGACAGCTCGATACCACGTCCGGCGGGTATCTCGTCACGGCAGCGAAGTCGACCGCCACGAATATCGCCGGCGTTTTCGCGGCGGGCGACGTGACGGACGACACCTATCGCCAGGCCGTGACAGCGGCGGGCATGGGGTGCATGGCCGCTCTGGACGCGGAGCGTTATCTCGCGAGTTTGGAAACACTTGCGCAGGCGGCCGAGTAA
- a CDS encoding PQQ-binding-like beta-propeller repeat protein codes for MPSISSVTSVFDKKQEKLPGKRVSVLGGVEDKGSIAAAEVASPVSLPPAVMNASWSQPGGVPTNAPGHLAFGQDLRTAWTASAGEGSSKRMRLTAIPIVYDGKVFTLDAEGTIRAISMESGATVWKMSTVPEEKAGFDILRPFNSNNHSRAGFGGGLAADGGKVFVATGFGTVLALDAGTGSPVWTKKILIPIREAPTAADGRVYIVNAESELFALNANDGSELWTQKGLPENAAVLTSASPAVSGNLVFVPFPSGEITAIDVKTGQPKWTETLSKNDITSSSAAIGESARPVVDRDTLFAMSRGGQLIATSKDKGQRIWTRDIRGSQTPWVAGDSVFVVDVTGKLIALNRKDGKARWVTQLPGDGRWSGPVLAGGKLWLASSKGLFAGVDASTGAIGAQTDLGSPVMIPPVVANGKLFVLTDKADLIAMN; via the coding sequence ATGCCCAGCATCTCCTCCGTCACGTCGGTTTTCGACAAGAAGCAGGAGAAACTGCCAGGCAAGCGCGTGTCCGTTCTCGGCGGTGTCGAAGACAAGGGCAGCATCGCGGCCGCCGAGGTCGCAAGCCCGGTGTCACTGCCTCCGGCTGTCATGAACGCATCCTGGAGCCAGCCGGGTGGCGTGCCGACGAATGCGCCGGGCCATCTCGCCTTTGGGCAGGATCTGCGCACCGCCTGGACCGCGTCCGCGGGCGAAGGGTCGTCGAAGCGCATGCGCCTGACCGCCATCCCGATCGTCTATGACGGCAAGGTCTTCACGCTCGACGCCGAAGGCACCATCCGCGCTATCTCGATGGAGAGCGGCGCCACCGTCTGGAAGATGAGCACCGTGCCGGAAGAAAAGGCCGGGTTCGACATCTTACGTCCTTTCAACAGCAACAACCATTCCCGTGCCGGATTCGGCGGCGGGCTCGCGGCTGATGGGGGAAAGGTTTTCGTGGCGACCGGCTTCGGCACGGTTCTGGCGCTCGATGCGGGCACCGGCTCGCCCGTCTGGACGAAGAAGATTCTCATCCCGATCCGGGAAGCACCCACGGCAGCCGACGGGCGCGTCTATATCGTCAACGCGGAGAGCGAGCTTTTCGCCCTCAATGCGAACGACGGATCGGAATTGTGGACCCAGAAGGGCCTGCCTGAAAATGCCGCCGTCCTGACGAGTGCGAGCCCGGCCGTTTCCGGCAATCTCGTCTTCGTGCCGTTCCCGTCTGGCGAAATCACCGCCATCGACGTGAAGACCGGCCAGCCGAAATGGACGGAGACACTTTCGAAAAACGATATCACGAGTTCGTCGGCGGCTATCGGCGAGTCCGCGCGTCCTGTGGTGGATCGCGATACGCTGTTCGCGATGAGCCGGGGCGGGCAGTTGATCGCCACGTCGAAGGACAAGGGGCAGCGCATCTGGACGCGTGATATTCGTGGCTCTCAGACGCCATGGGTGGCTGGCGATTCCGTGTTCGTGGTGGACGTGACCGGCAAGCTGATCGCGCTGAACCGCAAGGACGGCAAGGCGCGTTGGGTGACGCAGCTTCCCGGCGACGGGCGATGGAGTGGCCCCGTGCTCGCAGGCGGCAAGCTGTGGCTTGCGTCCTCCAAGGGGCTCTTCGCGGGCGTCGACGCTTCGACCGGCGCGATCGGCGCGCAGACCGATCTCGGCTCGCCGGTGATGATCCCGCCCGTTGTCGCGAACGGCAAGCTGTTCGTGTTGACGGACAAGGCGGATCTGATCGCGATGAACTGA
- a CDS encoding LysR family transcriptional regulator has protein sequence MDWDKLRIFHAAAEAGSFTHAGETLAISQSAVSRHIASLERDLNVPLFHRHARGLVLTEQGELLYRTAQEVFSKLATTQILLADSRGKPNGQLKVTTTMALGTGWLTPRLNEFMKLYPDIQLQLILDDETLNLTMREADVAIWFGPPSQQDLVRRKLFTVHFHVYASVDYVKRNGRPRNLEDLDRHRILTYGGVLPSPFKEMNWLETAGRDGRTLREPSVRINSLLALREAVLQSVGIAVLPDYLAKDHPRLVNVLEEAEMPIFDTYFVYPADLKDTKRVNAFRDFLVEKSREWSF, from the coding sequence ATGGATTGGGACAAGCTCAGGATTTTTCACGCCGCGGCGGAGGCTGGAAGCTTCACGCATGCGGGCGAGACGCTGGCAATCAGCCAGTCCGCCGTGAGCCGGCATATCGCCTCGCTCGAACGCGATCTCAACGTGCCGCTGTTCCACCGTCACGCGCGCGGCCTTGTCCTCACCGAGCAGGGCGAACTTCTCTATCGCACGGCGCAGGAGGTGTTCTCGAAGCTCGCCACGACGCAAATCCTGCTCGCCGACAGCCGGGGCAAGCCGAACGGCCAGTTGAAGGTCACGACGACCATGGCGCTCGGCACGGGCTGGCTCACACCCCGCCTCAACGAGTTCATGAAGCTCTATCCGGACATTCAGCTTCAGCTCATCCTTGATGACGAAACGCTGAATCTCACCATGCGCGAGGCCGATGTCGCCATCTGGTTTGGCCCGCCGTCCCAGCAGGATCTCGTTCGGCGCAAGCTGTTCACCGTGCATTTCCACGTCTACGCCTCGGTGGACTATGTGAAACGGAACGGACGGCCGCGCAATCTGGAAGACCTGGATCGCCATCGCATCCTGACCTATGGAGGCGTGCTGCCCAGCCCCTTCAAGGAGATGAACTGGCTTGAAACAGCAGGCCGCGACGGCCGCACCCTGCGAGAGCCATCGGTGCGCATCAACAGCCTTCTTGCGCTGCGCGAAGCCGTGTTGCAGAGCGTCGGCATTGCGGTGTTGCCGGACTATCTTGCGAAAGATCATCCGCGTCTCGTCAATGTCCTGGAAGAGGCCGAGATGCCGATCTTCGATACCTACTTCGTCTATCCCGCCGACCTCAAGGACACCAAACGCGTGAACGCGTTCCGCGACTTCCTTGTCGAGAAGTCGCGCGAGTGGTCTTTCTAG
- the der gene encoding ribosome biogenesis GTPase Der, whose translation MAYTVAIIGRPNVGKSTLFNRLAGKRLALVDDMPGLTRDRKETQIRIDRRDVVLTDTAGLEDAEPGSIAARMREQSEQAIAESDLILFVIDARAELTSVDRGIADLVRGSGKPFILVANKSESRASDAGFYGSYELGLGEPLPISAEHNMGLGDLMAEVASRLEEIAVARGDEPEPEDDELTEEQARARPLKLAIAGRPNAGKSTLVNALLGEERMITGPEAGLTRDAIAADFQWRGRKVRLYDTAGLRRKARITVRSETLAVGDALRAIRFAEIVVLLLDAQSPFEKQDLTIADLVEREGRGLVFAINKWDLVPEPQAYLAELRKHAERILPQLAGAPLVPVSALSGRGLDKVMDAAFKVNDAWNKRISTAALNRWFATALEKHQPPAVAGRRLKLRYITQSNARPPTFIVFCSRPEALPDSYLRYLVNDLKKAFGLGPSPVRIHVRKTDNPYVDDGRRPGRK comes from the coding sequence ATGGCCTACACCGTCGCCATCATAGGCCGTCCGAACGTCGGCAAATCAACGCTTTTCAACCGGCTCGCCGGCAAGCGGCTCGCGCTTGTCGACGACATGCCGGGCCTGACGCGCGACCGCAAGGAAACCCAGATCCGCATCGATCGCCGCGATGTGGTGCTTACCGATACGGCGGGCCTCGAAGACGCCGAGCCGGGCAGCATCGCCGCACGGATGCGCGAGCAGTCCGAGCAGGCCATCGCGGAATCGGATCTCATCCTGTTCGTGATCGACGCCCGGGCCGAGCTGACCTCGGTGGATCGCGGCATCGCCGACCTCGTGCGCGGTTCCGGCAAGCCCTTCATTCTCGTGGCAAACAAGAGCGAAAGCCGCGCTTCGGACGCCGGCTTCTACGGCTCTTACGAACTCGGCCTCGGCGAGCCTTTGCCCATTTCGGCCGAGCATAATATGGGCCTCGGCGACCTCATGGCAGAGGTTGCAAGCCGCCTTGAGGAGATCGCGGTGGCGCGAGGCGACGAGCCGGAGCCCGAAGACGACGAACTGACCGAGGAGCAGGCGCGCGCCCGCCCGCTGAAGCTTGCCATCGCGGGGCGTCCGAACGCGGGCAAGTCCACGCTCGTGAACGCGCTTCTGGGCGAGGAACGCATGATTACCGGCCCCGAGGCGGGCCTTACGCGAGACGCGATCGCCGCCGACTTCCAATGGCGGGGCCGGAAGGTGCGGCTCTACGATACGGCGGGCCTGCGCCGCAAGGCGCGCATCACGGTGCGCTCCGAGACACTCGCTGTCGGAGACGCGCTGCGCGCCATCCGCTTCGCCGAAATCGTGGTCCTGCTGCTCGACGCGCAGTCACCGTTCGAGAAACAGGATCTCACCATCGCCGACCTCGTCGAGCGCGAGGGCCGCGGTCTTGTCTTCGCGATCAACAAGTGGGATCTCGTGCCCGAGCCGCAGGCCTACCTCGCCGAACTCCGGAAGCATGCGGAGCGCATCTTGCCGCAACTTGCGGGCGCGCCGCTGGTGCCGGTAAGCGCCTTGTCGGGGCGCGGCCTCGACAAGGTGATGGACGCCGCGTTCAAGGTGAACGACGCCTGGAACAAGCGCATTTCGACCGCCGCGCTCAATCGCTGGTTCGCCACAGCGCTCGAAAAGCACCAGCCGCCCGCCGTGGCGGGACGCCGCCTCAAGCTCCGCTACATCACGCAGTCGAACGCGCGGCCGCCGACCTTCATCGTGTTCTGTTCGCGCCCCGAGGCGCTGCCCGATTCCTATCTGCGCTACCTCGTCAACGACCTGAAGAAAGCTTTCGGGCTCGGGCCATCGCCAGTCCGCATCCACGTCCGCAAGACCGACAATCCCTATGTCGACGACGGCCGGAGGCCCGGCAGGAAATGA
- a CDS encoding Lrp/AsnC family transcriptional regulator — protein sequence MASVRTLDDSTIPTKLDATDWKILAELQRDGRITNVELAARVGLSAPPCLRRVRELERSGIIAGYHAVFNLPRLGFHLTAFAFVRLESQSEADLSAFEARIRQWEIVREAFMLSGDTDFLLKCVAPDLVTFQNFIIRELTAAPNVSSVKTSFTIKTAKSEPGAAIE from the coding sequence ATGGCGTCGGTGCGAACACTGGATGACTCGACTATTCCAACGAAACTCGATGCGACCGATTGGAAGATCCTTGCCGAGTTGCAAAGGGACGGTCGCATAACCAATGTCGAACTGGCTGCCAGGGTCGGACTCTCCGCTCCACCGTGTCTCAGGCGCGTTCGGGAGCTGGAACGCTCCGGCATCATCGCCGGTTATCATGCCGTTTTCAATCTTCCGCGCCTTGGTTTTCATCTGACGGCCTTTGCCTTCGTGCGTCTTGAAAGCCAGTCGGAGGCCGATCTTTCAGCCTTCGAGGCCCGCATTCGCCAGTGGGAAATCGTGCGGGAAGCGTTCATGCTCTCGGGCGACACCGATTTCTTGCTGAAATGCGTCGCGCCCGACCTCGTGACCTTCCAGAACTTCATCATCCGTGAATTGACCGCGGCGCCCAATGTCAGCTCGGTGAAGACGTCCTTCACGATCAAGACGGCAAAAAGCGAGCCCGGCGCCGCGATCGAATAA
- a CDS encoding FmdB family zinc ribbon protein, whose amino-acid sequence MPLYSYECPDCGKQTELLVAFGDNPACPACGSTAMKRLLSRVAPHANADAAGTPCAQAARDGALSSFSPSECRGCACH is encoded by the coding sequence ATGCCGCTTTACAGCTATGAATGCCCCGACTGCGGCAAGCAAACGGAATTGCTCGTCGCCTTCGGCGACAATCCGGCCTGTCCCGCCTGCGGGAGTACGGCAATGAAGAGGTTGCTTTCGCGCGTGGCTCCTCATGCCAATGCGGACGCGGCCGGAACTCCATGCGCTCAGGCGGCGCGCGACGGCGCGCTGAGCAGCTTCAGCCCCTCGGAATGCCGAGGCTGCGCCTGCCACTAA
- a CDS encoding MarR family winged helix-turn-helix transcriptional regulator, protein MTNWAARLFAREMDRRLKPFGLSTGHLPIFFALGDGGALSQKALTEYAAIEQPTMAATLSRMERDGLIHREPDASDRRSMLISLTPLAMEKFPAVREAIETLNEKALGALSDEERKALLASLAKIVAALADE, encoded by the coding sequence ATGACGAACTGGGCGGCGCGACTCTTCGCCCGCGAGATGGATCGCAGGCTCAAGCCTTTCGGCTTGTCGACCGGCCATTTGCCGATTTTCTTCGCGCTGGGGGACGGGGGCGCGCTTTCGCAGAAAGCGCTGACCGAATACGCCGCCATCGAGCAGCCGACCATGGCGGCCACGCTCTCGCGCATGGAGCGCGACGGGCTGATTCACCGCGAGCCTGACGCAAGCGACCGGCGAAGCATGCTGATCTCGCTGACACCGCTCGCGATGGAGAAGTTTCCTGCGGTGCGTGAGGCAATCGAGACACTCAACGAGAAGGCGCTCGGCGCTCTCAGCGACGAGGAGCGCAAGGCGTTGCTGGCAAGCCTCGCCAAGATCGTGGCGGCGCTGGCTGACGAGTAA
- the pqqB gene encoding pyrroloquinoline quinone biosynthesis protein PqqB, with protein sequence MFVKVLGSAAGGGFPQWNCNARISRLAWDDPALRRTQSSLAVSPDGERFVIVNTSPDLRTQILDNRELWPRRRGSVRNSPIEAIFLTNADVDAIAGLLTLRERQPLRLYASEAVLAIVGENRIFDVLALDLVERIAVRPGEKVTPLDGLTFEPFAVPGKIPLYHEQGGETPETGLITGENIGLRITDREGATLFHIPGCASIDEDLLDRVGGAACLFFDGTVYNDGELRDAGVGEKTGRRMGHVPIMGPNGSLDAFSRSKIKRKIYIHINTTNPILDPNSSAAMMVREAGWDIAADGMSFTL encoded by the coding sequence GTGTTCGTCAAGGTGCTTGGATCGGCGGCGGGCGGCGGCTTCCCGCAGTGGAACTGCAATGCCCGCATTTCCCGCCTCGCGTGGGACGATCCGGCGCTTCGGCGAACCCAGTCAAGTCTCGCCGTCTCGCCGGACGGCGAACGCTTCGTCATCGTCAACACCTCTCCCGATTTGCGCACGCAGATCCTCGATAATCGCGAGCTGTGGCCCCGGCGGCGCGGCTCGGTTCGCAATTCGCCCATTGAGGCAATTTTCCTCACCAATGCCGACGTCGATGCCATTGCCGGATTACTCACCCTGCGGGAACGTCAGCCGCTCCGGCTGTATGCATCGGAAGCTGTGCTCGCGATCGTCGGCGAAAACCGCATCTTCGACGTGCTGGCGCTGGATCTCGTGGAACGCATCGCTGTCAGGCCGGGAGAAAAGGTGACGCCGCTCGATGGGCTGACGTTCGAGCCCTTCGCGGTGCCGGGCAAGATCCCGCTCTATCATGAGCAAGGTGGCGAAACTCCAGAGACGGGACTGATCACGGGGGAAAATATCGGTCTGCGAATAACCGACCGAGAAGGCGCCACGCTTTTCCACATCCCGGGTTGCGCCTCCATCGACGAGGATCTGCTGGACCGAGTTGGCGGCGCAGCCTGTCTCTTCTTCGATGGGACCGTTTATAATGACGGCGAACTGCGCGATGCGGGGGTGGGGGAGAAGACCGGGCGCCGCATGGGGCATGTGCCCATCATGGGGCCGAACGGCTCGCTCGACGCGTTCAGCCGCTCAAAGATCAAGCGCAAGATCTACATCCATATCAACACAACGAATCCCATTCTCGACCCGAACAGCTCCGCCGCGATGATGGTTCGCGAAGCCGGTTGGGATATTGCCGCCGACGGAATGAGCTTCACACTTTAG
- a CDS encoding DNA polymerase III subunit chi: MSDGGGADACPEFWFYHLERQPLQAVLPVLVEKTLARGWRASLRFSSAERLDAIDTTLWTYRDESFLPHGTARDGHADRQPVFLTLEQANPNGAEVLFLLEGAREDEPERFVRVIRLFDDADYEAKAIAREEWRRAKAAERPVSYWRQDESGGWKKFA; encoded by the coding sequence ATGAGCGACGGCGGCGGGGCGGATGCTTGCCCCGAGTTCTGGTTCTATCATCTGGAGCGGCAGCCGCTCCAGGCGGTGTTGCCGGTTCTGGTCGAGAAGACGCTGGCGCGGGGCTGGCGCGCTTCGCTCCGCTTTTCAAGCGCGGAACGGCTCGATGCCATCGATACCACGCTCTGGACGTATCGCGACGAGTCCTTTCTCCCGCACGGCACCGCGCGCGACGGCCACGCCGACCGCCAACCCGTGTTCCTCACGCTCGAACAGGCCAATCCGAACGGCGCCGAGGTGCTGTTTCTGCTCGAAGGAGCGCGCGAAGACGAGCCGGAGCGCTTTGTCCGCGTGATCCGGCTTTTCGACGACGCCGACTACGAGGCGAAGGCCATCGCGCGCGAGGAATGGCGCCGCGCGAAGGCGGCCGAGCGGCCCGTCAGCTACTGGCGGCAGGATGAGAGCGGCGGGTGGAAGAAGTTTGCCTGA
- a CDS encoding pyrroloquinoline quinone precursor peptide PqqA, which translates to MKVWSKPVAAAVEAGFEVTRYLPSTLDVAAKRACRE; encoded by the coding sequence ATGAAGGTCTGGTCAAAACCAGTCGCTGCCGCAGTCGAAGCTGGCTTCGAAGTGACGCGATACCTTCCCTCGACGCTGGACGTCGCGGCGAAGCGCGCCTGCCGGGAGTAG
- a CDS encoding sulfate adenylyltransferase subunit 1 has product MTERKTAQELNGIVRLLTCGSVDDGKSTLIGRLLWDASPLYDDQREKLLKETASLHGASRPDFSRLVDGLVAEQEQGITIDIAWHYFDTPHRRVVIIDSPGHEQYTRNMATGASHADVAVLLVDAQAGVKRQTRRHLAILDLAGVRKVVLAVNKMDLIDWNKERFDAIVDDFAGSVARFPRLSWIAIPVSALNGDNVATRSQAMKWYKGPTFVEHLETVGSRADNAHESFRMPVQLVLRDGKGFRGFAGRITAGTIHVGDAVSDALSGRSSTIASIRTMDGDLEAARSGQSVVIELADHIDVSRGSVLTTEKGEVRTGRRLEARIVWLANEAYSPTQGYLLRTPTDMVPVASLKILGRLDLDTLELNEAATLEPNDIAKVQVDLARAVAADRFTDHRGTGAFVLVDAVTGAAVAGGVIREVSAGVAADKGAFLLSSELLWRGLCSDLANTEDAEGEFRRRANEVAIILRAAGVSVEFAA; this is encoded by the coding sequence CATCGTCCGCCTTCTGACTTGCGGTTCCGTGGATGACGGCAAGTCCACGTTGATCGGCCGCCTTCTGTGGGATGCCTCGCCGCTTTACGACGATCAACGCGAGAAGCTCCTCAAGGAGACCGCGAGCCTCCACGGCGCGAGCCGCCCCGACTTCAGCCGCCTTGTGGACGGGCTCGTCGCAGAGCAGGAGCAGGGCATCACCATCGACATCGCCTGGCACTATTTCGACACGCCGCATCGCCGCGTCGTCATCATCGACTCGCCGGGTCATGAGCAATACACCCGCAACATGGCGACAGGCGCTTCGCATGCCGATGTCGCCGTGCTGCTCGTCGACGCGCAGGCAGGCGTCAAGCGGCAGACGCGCCGCCATCTGGCGATCCTCGACCTCGCGGGCGTTCGCAAGGTCGTGCTCGCCGTCAACAAGATGGATCTGATCGACTGGAACAAGGAGCGCTTCGACGCCATTGTCGACGACTTCGCGGGTTCCGTGGCGCGCTTCCCGAGGCTGTCCTGGATTGCGATCCCGGTTTCGGCGCTGAACGGCGACAACGTGGCGACGCGCTCGCAGGCGATGAAATGGTACAAGGGGCCGACATTCGTCGAGCACCTCGAAACAGTCGGTTCCCGCGCGGACAACGCACACGAGTCGTTTCGCATGCCGGTGCAGCTTGTGTTGCGCGACGGCAAGGGCTTTCGCGGTTTTGCCGGCCGCATCACGGCGGGGACGATCCATGTCGGAGACGCCGTCTCCGATGCGCTCTCCGGCCGATCGAGTACCATTGCCAGCATCCGTACGATGGACGGGGATCTGGAGGCAGCGCGCAGCGGCCAATCCGTGGTGATCGAACTTGCCGATCATATCGATGTCAGCCGGGGCAGTGTGCTGACAACCGAAAAGGGCGAGGTACGGACAGGGCGCAGGCTCGAAGCGCGCATCGTCTGGCTCGCTAACGAGGCCTATTCCCCGACGCAGGGCTATCTGCTGCGAACTCCCACGGACATGGTTCCGGTCGCATCGCTGAAGATTCTCGGCCGCCTTGACCTCGACACGCTGGAATTGAACGAAGCCGCGACACTTGAACCGAACGACATCGCCAAGGTGCAGGTCGATCTCGCGCGGGCCGTTGCCGCCGATCGCTTCACGGACCATCGCGGTACGGGCGCATTCGTGCTCGTCGACGCGGTGACCGGCGCTGCCGTGGCCGGCGGCGTCATCCGCGAAGTGAGCGCGGGCGTTGCGGCAGACAAGGGCGCGTTCCTGCTGTCGAGCGAGCTGTTGTGGCGCGGTCTCTGCTCCGACCTTGCCAACACCGAGGACGCGGAAGGCGAGTTCCGCCGCCGCGCGAACGAGGTGGCGATCATCCTGCGCGCGGCGGGAGTTTCCGTGGAGTTTGCGGCATAA
- a CDS encoding DUF937 domain-containing protein: protein MKLFHIIANAQNMRAFSNMGQVFGFSDEIMAQTVRYFIPPISKAIEKRSQTPEGVISLLELLGSRRYDRFLDDPRIFGHPQIAKEGQRLLEFLFEREARLQKIVENRARVLPVDAATLRRLFPFIAVLVMGAVEVRTRRPLGVILHRVAKGETDDRAIANPFIALAQHLRKQEKQERDGRRRRLFSFFGVTQPSPQPAKAQAGAAGGLFESA, encoded by the coding sequence ATGAAGCTTTTTCATATTATAGCAAACGCTCAGAACATGCGGGCGTTCAGCAATATGGGGCAGGTATTCGGCTTCAGCGACGAGATCATGGCGCAAACCGTCCGCTACTTCATTCCCCCGATCTCCAAGGCCATCGAAAAGCGTTCGCAGACGCCCGAGGGAGTGATCTCGCTCCTTGAGTTGCTTGGCTCGCGCCGCTACGACCGCTTCCTCGACGACCCTCGCATTTTCGGTCACCCGCAGATCGCGAAGGAGGGGCAGCGCCTGCTCGAATTCCTGTTCGAGCGCGAGGCGAGGCTTCAGAAGATTGTCGAAAACCGCGCGCGCGTGCTGCCGGTCGATGCCGCCACGCTCCGGCGTCTGTTTCCATTCATCGCCGTGTTGGTGATGGGCGCGGTAGAGGTTCGCACGCGGCGGCCCCTCGGCGTCATCCTGCATCGCGTGGCGAAGGGCGAGACCGACGACCGCGCCATCGCCAACCCGTTCATTGCGCTCGCCCAGCATCTGCGCAAGCAGGAGAAGCAGGAGCGCGACGGCCGCAGACGCCGCCTTTTCTCGTTCTTCGGCGTCACGCAACCATCGCCCCAGCCTGCGAAGGCTCAGGCGGGCGCGGCAGGCGGCTTGTTCGAATCGGCGTGA
- a CDS encoding aldo/keto reductase, giving the protein MTTPNAAAAGTFKIGGEIEINRLGYGAMRITGDGIFGPPSDHAESIRTLKRLPELGVNFIDTAASYGPDVSERLIHEALHPYDGLLIATKGGLTRPGPNVWVPDGRPEALIADVKKSLRQLGVEQLQLWQLHRIDPKVPRDEQFGVIRQLLDDGLIRHAGLSEVSVEQIRAAQAVFPVATVQNRYNIVDRTSETVLAYCESAGIGFIPWFPLASGDLAKSGSALDAVAKTHGAAPGQIALAWLLARSPVMLPIPGTSKVKHLDENVAGAAIRLSEAEFAALDKAGRGAS; this is encoded by the coding sequence ATGACAACTCCCAATGCAGCCGCAGCCGGAACGTTTAAAATCGGCGGCGAGATCGAGATAAACCGCCTCGGATACGGCGCGATGCGCATCACGGGCGACGGCATTTTCGGTCCGCCGTCCGATCACGCCGAGAGCATCCGCACGCTGAAGCGCCTTCCCGAACTCGGGGTGAACTTCATCGACACGGCGGCCTCCTACGGCCCGGACGTGTCCGAGCGCCTGATCCACGAGGCACTCCATCCGTATGACGGCCTGCTGATCGCGACGAAGGGCGGCTTGACGCGCCCAGGCCCGAATGTCTGGGTGCCCGATGGCAGGCCGGAAGCTCTGATCGCCGATGTGAAGAAAAGCCTGCGCCAGCTTGGCGTCGAGCAGTTGCAACTCTGGCAACTCCACCGCATCGATCCGAAAGTGCCGCGTGACGAGCAATTCGGCGTCATCCGGCAGTTGCTCGACGATGGCCTGATCCGGCACGCCGGACTGAGCGAGGTCTCGGTGGAGCAGATCCGCGCGGCGCAAGCTGTGTTTCCGGTCGCCACCGTTCAGAACCGCTATAACATCGTGGATCGCACGAGCGAAACGGTGCTCGCCTATTGCGAGAGCGCGGGGATCGGCTTCATTCCGTGGTTTCCCCTCGCCTCCGGCGATCTGGCGAAATCCGGCTCGGCACTGGACGCGGTGGCCAAGACCCACGGGGCGGCGCCGGGTCAGATCGCGCTTGCGTGGCTTCTGGCGCGCAGCCCCGTCATGCTGCCCATCCCCGGCACATCGAAGGTCAAGCACCTTGATGAGAACGTCGCGGGGGCCGCGATCCGGCTTTCAGAGGCAGAGTTTGCGGCGCTCGACAAGGCCGGGCGCGGCGCTTCCTGA